From the Homalodisca vitripennis isolate AUS2020 unplaced genomic scaffold, UT_GWSS_2.1 ScUCBcl_6069;HRSCAF=13110, whole genome shotgun sequence genome, the window CACCTGTCGGGAGACAATGGGACTTGTCTACAGTCCTCCAACTCTAGTGAAGCATAGCTCTTTTTCTATTTTCTTCACCTTTTCAGGGTTTTGAAACGCCCAAAACAGACAAAAGAGTGGTGTCTCAACAATTAGTGGAtgaatgtaaaagaaatattacagtagaaccccaaggtagaaacagttattttttaagaaaaaagtacaaaatgtaaaaaaaaccttagttgaaaataatggaaaaaccccttgtctgtttcaaaatttaacaacctTTAACAATGAATCTAGTTCACTCATTGAATCAAACTTGCACATCGgtcttaacattttacaaattaatatccaATGTCTCCGTAATAAATTGTTAGAATTAGAAACACTTGTCTAAACTTAAGCATATAGATATTATAAGCATTTGTGAGCACTGGTTACTAGAAAGAGCAGATATCTTTGTTTACACCACAGGGCTACAAAGCTGCAAGTATGGTGTGTCGCAAAGCCTCAAAAAATGGGGGTGCTAGTATTTTTATAAGAGATTCGCTTGAATATAGTGAACTAGACCTAAGCAAATTTAATCTagagcaaaatttagaaatttcaggaataaaattgGCCAATTTAGAAGTAGCAATAGTTTCTCTGTATAGATCACCTTGTGGtaatatggaattattttttgataactttgaacaagctattaaaaaaggttttgcaaCATACCTCTAAGTTAGTCATTGGAGGTGACTTCAACATACCATTCCATAAAACCACTGACACAGTGGACAACCACCTTTGTAAACATCTTACGCTCTCTTAACTTGGTAGCTATAAATAAAGGCTCCCTACAAGAAATGAATCGTGTCTCGATAACATCCTCGTAAATTTTTCAAGggattgttatgaattaaaagttttgaatgacTGCATTTCCGATCATAATCCTCTtctattaaatctaaaacttgaTAGAACATGTAGACCAAATGAGACAGTCACATCCTCAAAAAAATGTGATGCGTAAGCAAAATGagacacaaattaaattgtttgcagaAAGTTTGGAGAGTGAAAGGTGGGAAATAATTGATACCTATAAAAGAAAAGAGATTGacattgaaactttatttaacagttttctaaaaacatataacaatatttggtaTCTATCATCTCCATTAGTTAAAATTGGTGTTAAAAGCAAGCAGACAAAGAAACTTTTTGTTGGtacaatgaagatttaaaaagagGTAGAGAAATAATGCTaggttattttgatgtttttaagaaTCTTAGAAAAACTGGGTCTCAGCATATGGAAGCCGCATATAAcctttataaattcttcaaaaaagaGTAATAGAAAAAAAGCTCAACCTAGCAAAAAGGgcttgttttgaaaatcatatagaGGGAGCTAGTAATAAATGTAAGGCTGCCTGGGAGGTAATTTCCTCagaaacacaaaacaacacaGGTGTGACACCAACAACACTTGATCCACACCTAACTAACCAGTATTTCATACAGTCGGTGGCAGACATTCAAACTAACATTGATAACACTGACATATTGGCAACCAACCTACTGGCTAACACTTTAACTAACTGTGTACCTCAATTTACTTGGTCATTAATCACCCCAACTGATGTAACTAAGGTAGCTGCTAAATTGTCAAACTCTAAAACTTCCGACTTTTAtggtatatctaattatattgtcAAGAACACAATAAAACACATCAGTTTCACCATTAGCTTTCATCTTCAATCAATGCTTATTACATGGATATTTTCCTGATCTTCTAAAAATTTCCAAGGTATTGCCAGTCTACAAAAAAGGGGACAGATCTCTGCCCCAAAAGCTATCGCCCAATTTCTATAGTCCCCATcttatcaaaagtttttgaatcTATAATGTATCATCAACTTAATCAACATTTTGAGTCCaataatataatcagtaataACCAACATGGCTTTCGTACCAATAAATCTACAACTTCTGCCGTTACAGAAATAGTCGTTAAAGCACTTCATGCTTTTGAACAAAAGGAGTCAGTTGCTTTAAACACtcattgatttaagtaaggcgttcGATTGCGTGAATCATGGCATCCTCCTCGACAAACTTAAGATCTATGGTATATCAGAAAATTCCATTAATATATTGCAGTCATATCTATCGAATAGAGTACAATATGTTTCTGTTCAAGCTCAGCAGTCTACCACTCTTTCTGTGGCCACAGGTGTACCACAGGGTTCAGTTTTAGGACCATtcttattcatcatttttataaatgatctgcccTCTAATGTGTTgtctaacattgttatttatgctgatgacaccactcttTTTTCATCTAATAAGCAGTTGAATACTCTGAAAGAAAACATGGATGCATCTCACAGCTTGGCTTTAAATTGGTTCACTTCTAATAGACTGATAGGGTCGGTCGGGGTAAAATGGGTATACTGGGGTGAAACgggtataaacattattttatattataaaacttgagttattgatgttttggatcagaaaaaaataccataaatgtaTAACATCATCTTATATGATATTATACTGAAAGTGAGTTGGCTAAACTGCTGGTAGcttcttaaaatgaaaaaaacatatgttcacAGGAGTCAGTGTAACCAAGACAACCTAACTGATGACATTGTTAAAAGTTTAACCTAAtcaaatagaagtttcaaattcAGGTATGTATACATTACACAtatatactttaacttttaacttgtttaatgttttaaagtttaataggttttatgctattcataatttgttaacatggggtaaaataggtataatattttaaaaactgaaaactaacctcacttttttgttttagatcATGCCACGCacatacataaagaaaaaaacccaaaaatatgaTGAAGATTCTTTGAAGGAAGCAGTAAAGGAAGTTGACAATGGAAGCTCAGTATATGCTGCagcaagaaaatataacattcctTATGAAACCCTTCGGCGGTGGAGTGAAAATCCTCCTAAAACTCCTGGTTCTGGAAAGGCAACAGTGCTATCAAAAGAAGAGGAGAACTATATTGTGGAGGCTTTATTGTATGCAGCAAAATGTGGTTATCCACTAGATAGAAAAGACTTGCAATATATGGTGTGTAGCTATGTAAAATCAGTGGGTAGAAAGACGCCATTCAAGGACGATATGCCAGGGTATGACTTTTTAAGAGGGTTTGAAAAAAGGTGGGCACATGAACTATCAAAACGGAAACCcgaaatattaacaaaagcaaGGGCTGAAGGACTGTCTCAGTTTGTGGTagatgagttttttaaaatttatgagcaAGTTCTTGTGGAAAATGGGTTAGAAAATCACCCAGAACGTATTTTCAACTTGGACGAAACTGGCCTAGGCACAGATCCCACTAAGGGTAAGGTCTTTGTCCCCTAAAAGTGCAAAAGTGTCCTATTCAAGATCAGGAGGAGCTGGCAGACTGCAATACAGTGTTCTTTTTGTAGCCAGTGCATCCGGTGAACGCTACCCAccttgtgttgtttttaaaggaCAGGGAGATTTGCAAAGTACTTGGGTTCAAGGAGGACCGCCAGGTGCACTCTATGGAGTCACACAGTCTGGCTGGATGCAAGATTTCATTTTTGAGAAATGGCTCATTAATTTTGCAAATCAGacaaaaaatcttgaaaaaccAGTTCTTGTCTTGTTTGACGGACATGGAAGTCACTTGACCTATAACGTAACCCGAGTGGCAAGAGACAATGACATTATTCTTCTGTGTTTGCCCCCAAATACATCCCATGCACTTCAGCCATTGGATGTTGGGGTATTTGCTCCTATGAAAAGTGCGtggagagaaattttgaagaactGGTATCGTGAATCGCGGCTTAAAAATGTTGACAAGGCTGTTTTTTCCAAGTCTTCTAAGTAAACTGGTATCGACTTCATTCAAATCTGAGCACATTATTGGTGGTTTTAAGGGCTCTGGGATCTATCCTGTGAATAAGTCTGTTTTAGAAAAAAGGATTGTTTCAGTACAACCAACTAGGCCAATGGACTTACAAAGTGGAGCACAACCTAAGCAAAACTCCATCGAAACACCCAAAGACATCGCAGAGGCACCCATTGGCCGACCAGAACCCACTGGATTAAAGTTAGCTAATCCTGTACAAGATTTACCCGGCCCATCAAGTTCTGTAGCAGGCCTACCTGAAATTTCTCCTTCACCAATGAAGAAACTGAGAGAAGCAATTTTAAGTACATTGTCACCTGAACAGTCATCAAGTGTAAAAGATGCATTGAAAAATTCTAAGACAAAAAGGCGACGAGTTCAAGGAAGTTGTGGTGAAGTAATGACAACAAATGAAGTAATGGACAGActgaaagaagaagaagatgccagaaaagagaaaataaaaagtaaaactaataggCCTAAACCCATTACAGCCttaggaaaaacaataaaacaagagcCTGGATTGGTCCAAGCAAAGCCGCAAAAAAAACCTAGAGCTACTAAACGCTTATTTGATACGGCAGAAAGTGACGATGAAAGCAGCCTACCTAAAAACGTAAAACCTACTGAACCCACTGTAGGATCATGGGTAGGTATAAACTACCAAAGTGAATGTGGCACG encodes:
- the LOC124373630 gene encoding chaetoglobosin A biosynthesis cluster protein C-like is translated as MPRTYIKKKTQKYDEDSLKEAVKEVDNGSSVYAAARKYNIPYETLRRWSENPPKTPGSGKATVLSKEEENYIVEALLYAAKCGYPLDRKDLQYMVCSYVKSVGRKTPFKDDMPGYDFLRGFEKRWAHELSKRKPEILTKARAEGLSQFVVDEFFKIYEQVLVENGLENHPERIFNLDETGLGTDPTKGKVFVP